The following coding sequences are from one Stigmatopora nigra isolate UIUO_SnigA chromosome 10, RoL_Snig_1.1, whole genome shotgun sequence window:
- the gnrh2 gene encoding progonadoliberin-2, protein MNVSRLALLVGLLLCIGAELSNGQHWSHGWYPGGKRDLDSFDTSEMSEEIAQCGRGECTYSRPQRRSVLKEILLDILTRELEKRK, encoded by the exons ATGAATGTATCACGGCTGGCTTTACTGGTTGGACTGCTGCTTTGTATCGGAGCTGAGCTGTCCAATGGCCAGCACTGGTCTCATGGTTGGTATCCTGGAGGCAAGCGGGACCTAGACTCTTTTGATACATCAGAG ATGTCAGAGGAGATCGCCCAATGTGGAAGAGGTGAATGCACCTACTCTAGACCACAGCGGAGGAGTGTTCTAAAGGAAATTCTT TTGGACATCTTAACCAGAGAACTTGAGAAGAGAAAGTAG
- the cd8b gene encoding uncharacterized protein cd8b, protein MLQTPALNASPLLWTLLTPFLWSLGLGQTMEQNASVVYTQLLTTEFIECTCPKSIFCQTVFWFRTLPSHNKVQYLGRWNIANRTIYSNDVDATHFMFSRTKMDTFTLQIMNVTKEDIGTYSCLLMDTKEEQVWLAGVVLVPGEMHPTIPPESVSKLDCNCSSDPLAAGDCDRHAFWSLAGLFTFLMITLFCTLFYFSRIPKKGCHHIVK, encoded by the exons ATGCTACAAACCCCTGCTCTTAACGCAAGCCCACTTTTGTGGACTCTGCTCACACCATTCCTTTGGTCGTTGG GTTTGGGCCAGACAATGGAACAAAATGCAAGCGTCGTCTACACCCAGCTCCTCACTACTGAGTTTATCGAGTGCACATGCCCGAAGAGCATCTTCTGCCAGACGGTCTTCTGGTTCCGCACGCTCCCCAGCCATAATAAAGTTCAATATTTGGGCAGGTGGAACATTGCCAACCGTACGATTTACAGCAACGATGTGGATGCCACTCACTTCATGTTCAGCAGAACAAAAATGGACACGTTCACACTACAAATCATGAATGTGACAAAAGAGGACATTGGAACTTATTCTTGTCTTCTGATGGACACGAAAGAGGAACAAGTGTGGCTGGCTGGTGTTGTTCTTGTACCTGGAG AAATGCACCCAACCATACCACCAGAATCAGTGTCCAAACTTGACTGTAACTGCAGCAGCGACCCATTAGCAG CGGGTGATTGTGATCGGCATGCGTTTTGGTCCCTGGCTGGTCTCTTCACATTTCTGATGATCACACTTTTCTGCACCCTCTTCTACTTTAGCC GAATTCCCAAAAAAGGTTGCCACCATATTGTAAAGTAA
- the zmat1 gene encoding zinc finger matrin-type protein 1 has product MDLLNGRTPHRVESGVPKNITNAPFATSATTPDKVVNIKSDSSQIGENVSDEELLKGLLTDQLCHVCNAKLLFESQRLSHYEGKKHAQKLRIYLQSKRDEMKNEKPSGLVHCMPNDKNRFCELCSMVFSSTVVAKSHYEGKVHHKNLRKQSLSKMDSTEVTTTPKPSGDRAAEDSLSGSGDCTDLATNSNPVILDPKKFCALCVVSFNNGQTPAQHYNSRKHQRNKARKQMMEKLKELHKGDPLSCAICNLHFNSVERYTSHMQGNKHYLREKKVFEVCKSKKKSFNTFADQLANYIEVQKARGIDPKIGSIPCKDETQYEGDQVETISNLEEEQITHQHPQNMDNFSLTHEPDLPHHAPQFSLETFQPPYMGNPWFSDYWERYQTYSPYSKPSAQSTARSTKRRRKCSSSSSRSTSSFSSYTSSETSDGDEAKRKQREKRRSKKYRRERGRRSRTTNSDKTRHRQQNRARDDRPEASRKDDNEEMGGEREKKRKYHSRQRPQEKREFEGDDAKPVDLLESRQETEENVVQPDERQAEQDHFKSRKDKKKAKILDNRTEEEKLWDDSILGF; this is encoded by the exons ATGGATCTGCTGAACGGCAGAACTCCACACCGTGTGGAGTCTGGCGTtccaaaaaacattacaaacgcCCCTTTTGCAACTTCTGCCACTACACCCGATAAAGTAGTAAACATTAAAAGTGATAGTAGCCAGATCGGAG AAAATGTGAGTGATGAAGAACTCCTTAAAGGTCTCCTGACTGACCAACTGTGCCATGTGTGTAATGCTAAGCTATTGTTTGAGTCTCAGCGGCTGTCACATTATGAG GGGAAAAAACATGCCCAGAAGTTGAGAATATACCTGCAAAGCAAGAGGGATGAAATGAAGAACGAAAAGCCTTCTGGATTAGTG cacTGCATGCCAAATGACAAGAATCGTTTCTGCGAACTCTGCAGCATGGTCTTCAGCTCCACTGTGGTGGCAAAGTCACATTACGAGGGCAAAGTCCACCACAAAAATCTCCGAAAACAAAGTCTTTCTAAAATGG ATTCAACAGAGGTCACTACTACACCCAAGCCATCGGGTGACCGTGCCGCTGAAGATTCGTTGTCAGGATCGGGGGACTGTACAGACTTGGCCACGAATTCAAATCCAGTTATCTTGGACCCCAAAAAGTTCTGTGCCTTGTGTGTGGTGTCCTTCAATAATGGCCAAACCCCAGCGCAACACTATAATAGCCGCAAGCACCAAAGGAACAAAGCCAGAAAGCAGATGATGGAAAAGCTTAAAGAACTTCACAAAG GAGACCCTCTGTCGTGCGCCATATGTAATCTGCACTTCAACTCTGTGGAGAGGTACACATCCCACATGCAAGGGAACAAGCATTACTTAAG GGAAAAGAAAGTCTTTGAAGTGTGCAAATCcaaaaagaaatcatttaaCACGTTTGCTGATCAACTTGCAAATTACATCGAAGTCCAAAAAGCTCGTGGCATCGACCCTAAGATCGGCTCGATTCCATGCAAGGATGAAACGCAGTATGAAGGTGACCAAGTAGAAACAATATCCAATCTGGAGGAAGAGCAAATTACACACCAACATCCCCAGAATATGGACAACTTTTCCCTAACGCACGAACCTGACCTGCCCCATCATGCCCCTCAGTTTAGTTTAGAGACTTTCCAACCTCCGTATATGGGCAATCCCTGGTTTTCAGACTATTGGGAACGCTACCAAACTTATTCCCCGTACTCGAAGCCATCTGCGCAGTCGACTGCTCGATCGACGAAGAGACGTAGAAAGTGCTCGAGCTCCTCCTCGCGTTCCACCTCGTCCTTTTCTTCTTACACTAGCAGCGAGACGAGTGATGGCGATGAGGCGAAACGCAAGCAGAGAGAGAAGAGGAGGAGCAAAAAATACCGCAGGGAAAGAGGCAGACGATCAAGAACGACAAACTCGGACAAGACGAGACACAGGCAACAAAACAGGGCGAGAGATGATCGCCCGGAGGCGAGTAGGAAAGATGATAACGAGGAAATGGggggagagagggaaaaaaagcgaAAATATCACAGCAGGCAGAGACCGCAAGAAAAGAGAGAATTTGAGGGTGATGATGCTAAGCCAGTAGACTTGCTGGAAAGCAGACAAGAGACAGAAGAAAATGTTGTGCAGCCGGATGAAAGGCAGGCAGAGCAAGACCATTTTAAAAGCAGGAAAGATAAGAAGAAAGCAAAAATATTAGATAATAGGACGGAAGAGGAAAAGTTGTGGGATGATTCCATTCTTGGCTTTTAA